In Gasterosteus aculeatus chromosome 15, fGasAcu3.hap1.1, whole genome shotgun sequence, a single genomic region encodes these proteins:
- the dorip1 gene encoding dopamine receptor-interacting protein 1 isoform X2 has protein sequence MESRFCVLRDTEDFRALISHTENNLHFERSKTLFEEIRASINNNEEEDRSFWRPVLPWGGVFTIRAGRKAVSCTPLYVKINLKNTCTIDGFLVILYVILRDNRGFPGELAVFLGKHFVEYFLRLMDSCDYTTVKMLWIWDRMSRRQYRSEIRKAALEIDLFGNEHDNFTENLENLMSTMQESLCTSCSCPARFREFISTTIDIRCDGLREISQRAFCHGPPPFVILNMQQWKSEELSYVPYHLALCQHRYLLEGATLFNKEEHHYSAAFQIDGCWMHYDGLRSDNLILLHKPPELLLLSSLVYIRASDK, from the exons ATGGAGAGCAGATTCTGTGTTTTGAGGGACACCGAAGACTTCCGCGCGCTAATTTCACACACCGAGAACAATCTCCACTTCGAAAG GTCAAAGACGCTGTTCGAAGAGATCCGTGCCTCCATCAACAACAACGAGGAAGAGGACCGCTCCTTCTGGAGGCCCGTGCTGCCTTGGGGGGGCGTGTTCACCATCAGGGCGGGACGGAAGGCCGTCTCGTGCACCCCGCTGTACGTCAAGATCAACCTAAAAAACACGTGCACCATCGACGGCTTCCTGGTGATCCTGTACGTGATCCTGCGGGACAACCGGGGCTTCCCCGGGGAGCTGGCCGTCTTCCTGGGGAAGCACTTCGTGGAGTACTTCCTCCGCCTGATGGACTCCTGCGACTACACCACCGTGAAGATGCTGTGGATCTGGGACCGGATGTCCAGGAGACAGTACCGCTCCGAGATACGCAAGGCGGCGCTGGAGATCGACCTGTTCGGCAACGAGCACGATAATTTCACGGAGAACCTGGAGAACCTCATGTCCACCATGCAGGAGAGCCTGTGCACCAGCTGCAGCTGCCCGGCCCGCTTCCGGGAGTTCATCAGCACCACCATCGACATCAG gtGTGATGGTCTCAGGGAGATCTCTCAGAGGGCTTTCTGCCACGGACCCCCGCCCTTTGTCATCCTCAACATGCAGCAGTGGAAGTCAGAGGAGCTGTCCTATGTCCCCTACCATCTGGCTCTCTGCCAGCACAG GTACTTACTAGAGGGCGCCACACTCTTCAACAAGGAGGAGCACCACTACTCGGCGGCCTTCCAGATAGACGGCTGCTGGATGCACTACGACGGCCTGAGGAGCGACAACCTGATTCTGTTGCACAAGCCGCCGGAGCTCCTGCTGCTGTCCTCGCTGGTCTACATCCGCGCCTCCGACAAGTGA
- the klhl28 gene encoding kelch-like protein 28, producing the protein MDQQDQSYMFASLKRPHSEQLLQGLQLLRQDHELCDIVLRVGDAKIHAHKVVLASISPYFKAMFTGNLSEKETSEVEFQCIEETALQAIVEYAYTGTVFITQETVESLLPAADLLQVKLVLKECCSFLESQLDAGNCIGISRFAETYGCHDLCLAATKFICENFEEVCLTEEFFELTRAELDEIVSNDCLKVVTEETVFYALESWIKYDVTERQQHLAQLLHCVRLPLLSVKFLTRLYEANHLIRDDHACKHLLNEALKYHFMPEHRLSYQTVLSARPRCAPKVLLAVGGKAGLFATLESIEMYFPRTDSWIGLAPLSVPRYEFGVAVLDHKVYVVGGIATHMRQGISYRRHESTVESWDPESNTWSSVERMAECRSTLGVVVLAGELYALGGYDGQYYLQSVEKYVPKLKEWQPVAPMTKSRSCFATAVLDGMVYAIGGYGPAHMNSVERYDPSKDAWEMVASMADKRINFGVGVMLGFIFVVGGHNGVSHLSSIERYDPHQNQWTACRPMNEPRTGVGSAIVDNYLYVVGGHSGSSYLNTVQRYDPISDSWLDSSGMMYCRCNFGLTAL; encoded by the exons atggaccagcaggaccagtccTATATGTTTGCCAGTCTGAAGCGGCCTCACTCGGAGCAGTTGCTGCAAGGCCTCCAGCTCTTGCGGCAGGATCACGAGCTATGTGACATTGTCCTGCGCGTGGGTGATGCCAAGATCCATGCTCACAAAGTAGTGCTGGCCAGCATCAGCCCGTACTTCAAGGCCATGTTCACGGGTAACTTGTCGGAAAAGGAGACCTCCGAAGTGGAATTCCAGTGCATCGAAGAGACGGCCTTGCAG GCCATTGTTGAATATGCCTACACGGGTACCGTGTTTATCACCCAGGAGACTGTGGAATCTCTGCTGCCGGCCGCCGACTTACTCCAGGTCAAGCTTGTCCTTAAGGAGTGCTGTTCCTTCTTAGAGAGCCAGCTCGACGCTGGAAACTGTATCGGCATCTCCCGCTTTGCAGAGACCTACGGCTGTCATGACCTGTGCTTGGCCGCCACCAAGTTCATCTGTGAGAACTTCGAGGAAGTTTGTCTCACGGAGGAGTTTTTCGAACTGACGAGAGCGGAGTTGGATGAAATCGTGTCCAATGACTGTCTTAAGGTGGTCACAGAGGAGACTGTGTTTTACGCCCTGGAATCATGGATCAAATATGATGTGACTGAGAGACAGCAGCATCTGGCTCAGCTGCTGCACTGTGTCCGCCTTCCGCTACTCAGCGTCAAATTTCTCACCCGCCTATATGAAGCCAACCACCTTATACGAGATGACCACGCATGTAAGCACCTGCTCAACGAGGCCCTCAAATATCATTTTATGCCGGAGCACCGGCTGTCCTATCAGACTGTGTTGTCAGCACGACCACGGTGTGCCCCGAAGGTGCTGCTCGCGGTAGGAGGCAAGGCTGGACTGTTTGCCACGTTAGAAAG CATAGAAATGTATTTCCCTAGGACCGATTCCTGGATCGGACTGGCCCCGCTCAGTGTACCCCGGTATGAATTTGGAGTGGCAGTGCTGGACCACAAGGTGTATGTGGTGGGAGGCATCGCCACGCACATGAGACAAGGCATCAGCTATCGGAGACACGAGAGCACGGTGGAGAGCTGGGACCCCGAAAGCAACACCTGGTCCTCGGTGGAGCGGATGGCCGAGTGCCGCAGCACCCTCGGCGTTGTGGTCCTGGCGGGCGAGCTGTACGCCCTGGGAGGCTACGACGGCCAATATTACCTCCAGTCGGTGGAGAAATACGTGCCCAAGTTAAAGGAGTGGCAGCCTGTGGCTCCCATGACCAAGTCCCGCAGCTGCTTTGCCACCGCGGTGCTGGATGGCATGGTGTACGCCATCGGCGGCTACGGCCCCGCCCACATGAACAG CGTGGAGCGCTACGACCCCAGCAAGGACGCCTGGGAAATGGTAGCCTCCATGGCAGATAAAAGGATCAACTTCGGAGTGGGCGTCATGCTCGGCTTCATATTTGTGGTGGGTGGACACAACGGCGTGTCCCACCTGTCGAGCATCGAGAGGTACGACCCACATCAGAACCAGTGGACGGCCTGTCGGCCAATGAACGAGCCTCGCACCG GTGTGGGCTCTGCCATCGTCGACAACTACCTCTATGTGGTGGGAGGTCACTCCGGGTCGTCCTACCTGAACACCGTCCAGCGCTACGACCCCATCTCAGACAGCTGGTTGGACTCGAGCGGCATGATGTATTGCCGTTGCAACTTTGGTCTGACGGCCCTTTGA
- the LOC120832525 gene encoding C-1-tetrahydrofolate synthase, cytoplasmic isoform X2 → MKLQDPNFTPGLVVLQVGDRDDSNLYISMKLKAAAEIGINATHVRLPETATEEEVLHSITEVNENSSVHGLIVQLPLDSIHKIDTEKVTNAVAPEKDVDGLTSVNAGKLSRGDLGDCFIPCTPNGCMELIRQTGVSVAGKKAVVIGRSKIVGAPMHDLLLWNNATVTTCHSKTVDLPGEVSKADILVVGIGKAEMVKGEWIKKGAVVIDCGINHIPDETKANGKRVVGDVDYASAKDQAGFITPVPGGVGPMTVAMLMSNTVLSAKRFLESHQPGKWNISYTKLNLQKPVPSDIVISRSCVPKPIDCLAREVGLLSDEVELYGKTKAKVQLSIIKRLQAQPDGKYVVVTGITPTPLGEGKSTTTIGLVQALGAQMKLNVFACVRQPSQGPTFGIKGGAAGGGYSQVIPMEEFNLHLTGDIHAITAANNLVAAAVDARMFHESTQSDKALYNRLVPLIGGERKFSPVQTNRLKKLGIEKTDPSTLTEEEITRFARLDMDPSSVTWQRVLDTNDRFLRKITIGQSPTEKGHTREAQFDITVASEIMAVLALTSSLEDMRQRLARMVVATSRGGVPITTEDLGVSGALAVLMRDAIKPNLMQTLEGTPVFVHAGPFANIAHGNSSILADKIALKLVGPEGFVVTEAGFGADIGMEKFFNIKCRYSGLRPHVVVLVATVRALKMHGGGQTVTAGMPLPKEYIEENLELLEKGCSNMRKQIENAQHFGVPVVVAVNAFKTDTEAELDLVCRVAKAAGAFDAVHCSHWAEGGAGAVALGQAVQRASEAPSQFKFLYDLELPIADKIRIIAQKIYGADDIELLPEAQHKVELYTKQGFSKLPICMAKTHLSLSHEADKKGVPTGFVLPIRDIRASVGSGFLFPLVGTMPTIPGLPTRPCFYDIDLDPETEQVNGLF, encoded by the exons ATGAAGCTTCAGGACCCAAACTTCACACCCGGTCTCGTGGTTTTACAG GTTGGAGACCGGGATGATTCGAATCTGTACATCAGCATGAAGTTGAAGGCAGCAGCAGAG ATTGGAATAAATGCCACACATGTAAGACTTCCCGAGACCgcgacggaggaggag GTTCTTCAcagcatcacagaggtgaatgagaaCTCGTCCGTCCACGGCCTCATCGTGCAGCTGCCCTTGGACTCAATCCATAAGATCGACACGGAGAAGGTCACCAACGCCGTGGCGCCGGAGAAGGATGTGGACGG GCTGACCAGCGTCAATGCAGGGAAGCTGTCTCGCGGGGACCTGGGCGACTGCTTCATCCCCTGCACACCAAACGGCTGCATGGAGTTGATCAGACAGACCG GTGTGTCTGTGGCGGGGAAGAAAGCCGTGGTGATCGGCCGTAGTAAGATCGTGGGCGCGCCGATGCACGACCTGCTGCTGTGGAACAACGCCACCGTCACCACCTGCCACTCCAAGACCGTGGATCTCCCCGGAGAG GTGAGCAAAGCGGACATACTGGTTGTCGGCATCGGGAAAGCGGAGATGGTGAAAGGAGAGTGGATCAAGAAGGGGGCCGTTGTCATCGACTGTGGCATCAACCACATCCCAG ATGAGACTAAAGCGAATGGTAAGCGGGTGGTGGGCGACGTCGACTACGCCTCAGCCAAGGACCAGGCTGGCTTCATCACCCCTGTGCCCGGCGGGGTGGGACCCATGACTGTGGCCATGCTGATGTCG aacaCGGTGCTGAGTGCAAAACGTTTCCTGGAGAGCCACCAACCAGGGAAGTGGAACATTTCTTACACCAAACTCAACCTCCAGAAGCCCGTCCCAAG CGACATTGTGATTTCTCGCTCCTGCGTGCCGAAGCCCATCGACTGTCTAGCCAGAGAGGTGGGCCTTCTGTCTGACGAGGTGGAGCTCTACGGCAAAACAAAGGCCAAGGTCCAGCTGAGCATCATCAAACGGCTGCAGGCCCAACCAGACGGCAAATATGTGGTGGTCACTGG TATTACACCCACCCCCCTGGGTGAAGGAAAAAGCACCACCACAATCGGCCTGGTCCAGGCCCTCGGAGCCCAAATGAAGCTcaatgtgtttgcttgtgtccGACAGCCTTCTCAGGGTCCCACCTTCGGCATTaaag GCGGCGCTGCAGGAGGCGGATATTCTCAAGTCATTCCCATGGAAGAG TTCAACCTCCATCTCACCGGGGACATTCACGCCATCACGGCCGCCAACAACTTGGTGGCCGCTGCCGTCGACGCTCGCATGTTCCACGAGTCGACCCAATCCGACAAA GCTCTGTATAACCGCTTGGTGCCGCTcattggaggagagaggaagttcTCCCCCGTCCAGACCAACAGACTGAAA AAACTGGGCATAGAGAAGACTGACCCCTCCACACTGACGGAGGAAGAGATCACCCGCTTCGCCCGCCTGGACATGGATCCGAGCTCCGTCACCTGGCAGAGAG TGTTGGATACCAACGATCGATTCCTGAGGAAGATCACGATCGGCCAGTCGCCCACTGAAAAGGGCCACACGAGAGAG GCCCAGTTTGACATCACGGTGGCCAGTGAGATCATGGCGGTGCTCGCCCTCACCAGCAGCCTGGAGGACATGCGCCAGCGTCTGGCCAGGATGGTGGTGGCCACCAGCCGCGGCGGAGTGCCCATCACCACCGAGGACCTG GGCGTGAGCGGTGCTCTAGCTGTGCTGATGAGAGATGCCATCAAGCCAAACCTGATGCAGACCTTGGAG GGAACGCCTGTGTTTGTCCACGCCGGCCCGTTCGCCAACATCGCCCACGGCAACTCCTCCATCCTGGCGGATAAAATCGCTTTGAAGCTGGTTGGACCCGAGGGCTTTGTGG TGACGGAGGCCGGCTTTGGTGCCGACATCGGCATGGAGAAGTTCTTCAACATCAAGTGCCGGTACTCAGGCCTCAGGCCCCacgtggtggtgctggtggccaCGGTTCGAGCGCTGAAGATGCACGGAGGAGGACAAACG GTCACAGCTGGGATGCCGCTGCCGAAAGAATACATCGAGGAG AACCttgagctgctggagaagggcTGCAGCAACATGAGGAAGCAGATAGAGAACGCGCAGCACTTCGGCGTGCCGGTGGTCGTGGCTGTTAACGCTTTCAA GACGGACACCGAGGCGGAGCTCGACCTGGTCTGCCGCGTGGCCAAAGCCGCCGGGGCCTTCGACGCCGTGCACTGCTCCCACTGGGCCGAAGGCGGAGCCGGGGCCGTGGCCCTGGGCCAGGCCGTGCAGAGGGCCTCTGAGGCCCCCAGCCAGTTCAAGTTCCTCTACGACCTGGAG CTCCCTATCGCTGATAAGATTCGAATAATCGCCCAGAAGATTTACGGGGCGGATGACATTGAGCTTCTCCCCGAGGCTCAACACAAGGTGGAGCTCTACACCAAACAG gGGTTCAGCAAGCTGCCGATCTGCATGGCAAAGACTCACCTGTCGCTCTCCCATGAGGCCGACAAGAAGGGTGTGCCCACGGGGTTCGTCCTGCCCATCAGAGACATCCGTGCCAGTGTGGGCTCCGGGTTTTTGTTCCCACTGGTCGGCACG ATGCCCACGATCCCCGGTCTGCCCACCAGGCCGTGTTTCTACGACATCGACCTGGACCCGGAGACTGAGCAGGTCAACGGTCTCTTCTGA
- the dorip1 gene encoding dopamine receptor-interacting protein 1 isoform X1: MESRFCVLRDTEDFRALISHTENNLHFERSKTLFEEIRASINNNEEEDRSFWRPVLPWGGVFTIRAGRKAVSCTPLYVKINLKNTCTIDGFLVILYVILRDNRGFPGELAVFLGKHFVEYFLRLMDSCDYTTVKMLWIWDRMSRRQYRSEIRKAALEIDLFGNEHDNFTENLENLMSTMQESLCTSCSCPARFREFISTTIDISPPHELPLRDPVQSAADEFSCPKLLLCSELGCDGLREISQRAFCHGPPPFVILNMQQWKSEELSYVPYHLALCQHRYLLEGATLFNKEEHHYSAAFQIDGCWMHYDGLRSDNLILLHKPPELLLLSSLVYIRASDK, translated from the exons ATGGAGAGCAGATTCTGTGTTTTGAGGGACACCGAAGACTTCCGCGCGCTAATTTCACACACCGAGAACAATCTCCACTTCGAAAG GTCAAAGACGCTGTTCGAAGAGATCCGTGCCTCCATCAACAACAACGAGGAAGAGGACCGCTCCTTCTGGAGGCCCGTGCTGCCTTGGGGGGGCGTGTTCACCATCAGGGCGGGACGGAAGGCCGTCTCGTGCACCCCGCTGTACGTCAAGATCAACCTAAAAAACACGTGCACCATCGACGGCTTCCTGGTGATCCTGTACGTGATCCTGCGGGACAACCGGGGCTTCCCCGGGGAGCTGGCCGTCTTCCTGGGGAAGCACTTCGTGGAGTACTTCCTCCGCCTGATGGACTCCTGCGACTACACCACCGTGAAGATGCTGTGGATCTGGGACCGGATGTCCAGGAGACAGTACCGCTCCGAGATACGCAAGGCGGCGCTGGAGATCGACCTGTTCGGCAACGAGCACGATAATTTCACGGAGAACCTGGAGAACCTCATGTCCACCATGCAGGAGAGCCTGTGCACCAGCTGCAGCTGCCCGGCCCGCTTCCGGGAGTTCATCAGCACCACCATCGACATCAG CCCGCCTCACGAGCTGCCTCTCAGAGACCCCGTCCAGTCGGCCGCGGACGAGTTCTCCTGCCCCAAACTCCTCCTCTGCTCAGAGCTGGG gtGTGATGGTCTCAGGGAGATCTCTCAGAGGGCTTTCTGCCACGGACCCCCGCCCTTTGTCATCCTCAACATGCAGCAGTGGAAGTCAGAGGAGCTGTCCTATGTCCCCTACCATCTGGCTCTCTGCCAGCACAG GTACTTACTAGAGGGCGCCACACTCTTCAACAAGGAGGAGCACCACTACTCGGCGGCCTTCCAGATAGACGGCTGCTGGATGCACTACGACGGCCTGAGGAGCGACAACCTGATTCTGTTGCACAAGCCGCCGGAGCTCCTGCTGCTGTCCTCGCTGGTCTACATCCGCGCCTCCGACAAGTGA
- the dorip1 gene encoding dopamine receptor-interacting protein 1 isoform X3, with product MESRFCVLRDTEDFRALISHTENNLHFERSKTLFEEIRASINNNEEEDRSFWRPVLPWGGVFTIRAGRKAVSCTPLYVKINLKNTCTIDGFLVILYVILRDNRGFPGELAVFLGKHFVEYFLRLMDSCDYTTVKMLWIWDRMSRRQYRSEIRKAALEIDLFGNEHDNFTENLENLMSTMQESLCTSCSCPARFREFISTTIDISPPHELPLRDPVQSAADEFSCPKLLLCSELGCDGLREISQRAFCHGPPPFVILNMQQWKSEELSYVPYHLALCQHRCGGSHSTY from the exons ATGGAGAGCAGATTCTGTGTTTTGAGGGACACCGAAGACTTCCGCGCGCTAATTTCACACACCGAGAACAATCTCCACTTCGAAAG GTCAAAGACGCTGTTCGAAGAGATCCGTGCCTCCATCAACAACAACGAGGAAGAGGACCGCTCCTTCTGGAGGCCCGTGCTGCCTTGGGGGGGCGTGTTCACCATCAGGGCGGGACGGAAGGCCGTCTCGTGCACCCCGCTGTACGTCAAGATCAACCTAAAAAACACGTGCACCATCGACGGCTTCCTGGTGATCCTGTACGTGATCCTGCGGGACAACCGGGGCTTCCCCGGGGAGCTGGCCGTCTTCCTGGGGAAGCACTTCGTGGAGTACTTCCTCCGCCTGATGGACTCCTGCGACTACACCACCGTGAAGATGCTGTGGATCTGGGACCGGATGTCCAGGAGACAGTACCGCTCCGAGATACGCAAGGCGGCGCTGGAGATCGACCTGTTCGGCAACGAGCACGATAATTTCACGGAGAACCTGGAGAACCTCATGTCCACCATGCAGGAGAGCCTGTGCACCAGCTGCAGCTGCCCGGCCCGCTTCCGGGAGTTCATCAGCACCACCATCGACATCAG CCCGCCTCACGAGCTGCCTCTCAGAGACCCCGTCCAGTCGGCCGCGGACGAGTTCTCCTGCCCCAAACTCCTCCTCTGCTCAGAGCTGGG gtGTGATGGTCTCAGGGAGATCTCTCAGAGGGCTTTCTGCCACGGACCCCCGCCCTTTGTCATCCTCAACATGCAGCAGTGGAAGTCAGAGGAGCTGTCCTATGTCCCCTACCATCTGGCTCTCTGCCAGCACAGGTGTGGAGGTTCCCACA GTACTTACTAG
- the LOC120832525 gene encoding C-1-tetrahydrofolate synthase, cytoplasmic isoform X1 produces MSAQIISGKEVSAQVRERLKTDVEQMKLQDPNFTPGLVVLQVGDRDDSNLYISMKLKAAAEIGINATHVRLPETATEEEVLHSITEVNENSSVHGLIVQLPLDSIHKIDTEKVTNAVAPEKDVDGLTSVNAGKLSRGDLGDCFIPCTPNGCMELIRQTGVSVAGKKAVVIGRSKIVGAPMHDLLLWNNATVTTCHSKTVDLPGEVSKADILVVGIGKAEMVKGEWIKKGAVVIDCGINHIPDETKANGKRVVGDVDYASAKDQAGFITPVPGGVGPMTVAMLMSNTVLSAKRFLESHQPGKWNISYTKLNLQKPVPSDIVISRSCVPKPIDCLAREVGLLSDEVELYGKTKAKVQLSIIKRLQAQPDGKYVVVTGITPTPLGEGKSTTTIGLVQALGAQMKLNVFACVRQPSQGPTFGIKGGAAGGGYSQVIPMEEFNLHLTGDIHAITAANNLVAAAVDARMFHESTQSDKALYNRLVPLIGGERKFSPVQTNRLKKLGIEKTDPSTLTEEEITRFARLDMDPSSVTWQRVLDTNDRFLRKITIGQSPTEKGHTREAQFDITVASEIMAVLALTSSLEDMRQRLARMVVATSRGGVPITTEDLGVSGALAVLMRDAIKPNLMQTLEGTPVFVHAGPFANIAHGNSSILADKIALKLVGPEGFVVTEAGFGADIGMEKFFNIKCRYSGLRPHVVVLVATVRALKMHGGGQTVTAGMPLPKEYIEENLELLEKGCSNMRKQIENAQHFGVPVVVAVNAFKTDTEAELDLVCRVAKAAGAFDAVHCSHWAEGGAGAVALGQAVQRASEAPSQFKFLYDLELPIADKIRIIAQKIYGADDIELLPEAQHKVELYTKQGFSKLPICMAKTHLSLSHEADKKGVPTGFVLPIRDIRASVGSGFLFPLVGTMPTIPGLPTRPCFYDIDLDPETEQVNGLF; encoded by the exons ATGTCTGCGCAAATCATATCCGGGAAGGAAGTTTCAGC GCAGGTGAGGGAGCGTCTCAAGACGGACGTGGAGCAGATGAAGCTTCAGGACCCAAACTTCACACCCGGTCTCGTGGTTTTACAG GTTGGAGACCGGGATGATTCGAATCTGTACATCAGCATGAAGTTGAAGGCAGCAGCAGAG ATTGGAATAAATGCCACACATGTAAGACTTCCCGAGACCgcgacggaggaggag GTTCTTCAcagcatcacagaggtgaatgagaaCTCGTCCGTCCACGGCCTCATCGTGCAGCTGCCCTTGGACTCAATCCATAAGATCGACACGGAGAAGGTCACCAACGCCGTGGCGCCGGAGAAGGATGTGGACGG GCTGACCAGCGTCAATGCAGGGAAGCTGTCTCGCGGGGACCTGGGCGACTGCTTCATCCCCTGCACACCAAACGGCTGCATGGAGTTGATCAGACAGACCG GTGTGTCTGTGGCGGGGAAGAAAGCCGTGGTGATCGGCCGTAGTAAGATCGTGGGCGCGCCGATGCACGACCTGCTGCTGTGGAACAACGCCACCGTCACCACCTGCCACTCCAAGACCGTGGATCTCCCCGGAGAG GTGAGCAAAGCGGACATACTGGTTGTCGGCATCGGGAAAGCGGAGATGGTGAAAGGAGAGTGGATCAAGAAGGGGGCCGTTGTCATCGACTGTGGCATCAACCACATCCCAG ATGAGACTAAAGCGAATGGTAAGCGGGTGGTGGGCGACGTCGACTACGCCTCAGCCAAGGACCAGGCTGGCTTCATCACCCCTGTGCCCGGCGGGGTGGGACCCATGACTGTGGCCATGCTGATGTCG aacaCGGTGCTGAGTGCAAAACGTTTCCTGGAGAGCCACCAACCAGGGAAGTGGAACATTTCTTACACCAAACTCAACCTCCAGAAGCCCGTCCCAAG CGACATTGTGATTTCTCGCTCCTGCGTGCCGAAGCCCATCGACTGTCTAGCCAGAGAGGTGGGCCTTCTGTCTGACGAGGTGGAGCTCTACGGCAAAACAAAGGCCAAGGTCCAGCTGAGCATCATCAAACGGCTGCAGGCCCAACCAGACGGCAAATATGTGGTGGTCACTGG TATTACACCCACCCCCCTGGGTGAAGGAAAAAGCACCACCACAATCGGCCTGGTCCAGGCCCTCGGAGCCCAAATGAAGCTcaatgtgtttgcttgtgtccGACAGCCTTCTCAGGGTCCCACCTTCGGCATTaaag GCGGCGCTGCAGGAGGCGGATATTCTCAAGTCATTCCCATGGAAGAG TTCAACCTCCATCTCACCGGGGACATTCACGCCATCACGGCCGCCAACAACTTGGTGGCCGCTGCCGTCGACGCTCGCATGTTCCACGAGTCGACCCAATCCGACAAA GCTCTGTATAACCGCTTGGTGCCGCTcattggaggagagaggaagttcTCCCCCGTCCAGACCAACAGACTGAAA AAACTGGGCATAGAGAAGACTGACCCCTCCACACTGACGGAGGAAGAGATCACCCGCTTCGCCCGCCTGGACATGGATCCGAGCTCCGTCACCTGGCAGAGAG TGTTGGATACCAACGATCGATTCCTGAGGAAGATCACGATCGGCCAGTCGCCCACTGAAAAGGGCCACACGAGAGAG GCCCAGTTTGACATCACGGTGGCCAGTGAGATCATGGCGGTGCTCGCCCTCACCAGCAGCCTGGAGGACATGCGCCAGCGTCTGGCCAGGATGGTGGTGGCCACCAGCCGCGGCGGAGTGCCCATCACCACCGAGGACCTG GGCGTGAGCGGTGCTCTAGCTGTGCTGATGAGAGATGCCATCAAGCCAAACCTGATGCAGACCTTGGAG GGAACGCCTGTGTTTGTCCACGCCGGCCCGTTCGCCAACATCGCCCACGGCAACTCCTCCATCCTGGCGGATAAAATCGCTTTGAAGCTGGTTGGACCCGAGGGCTTTGTGG TGACGGAGGCCGGCTTTGGTGCCGACATCGGCATGGAGAAGTTCTTCAACATCAAGTGCCGGTACTCAGGCCTCAGGCCCCacgtggtggtgctggtggccaCGGTTCGAGCGCTGAAGATGCACGGAGGAGGACAAACG GTCACAGCTGGGATGCCGCTGCCGAAAGAATACATCGAGGAG AACCttgagctgctggagaagggcTGCAGCAACATGAGGAAGCAGATAGAGAACGCGCAGCACTTCGGCGTGCCGGTGGTCGTGGCTGTTAACGCTTTCAA GACGGACACCGAGGCGGAGCTCGACCTGGTCTGCCGCGTGGCCAAAGCCGCCGGGGCCTTCGACGCCGTGCACTGCTCCCACTGGGCCGAAGGCGGAGCCGGGGCCGTGGCCCTGGGCCAGGCCGTGCAGAGGGCCTCTGAGGCCCCCAGCCAGTTCAAGTTCCTCTACGACCTGGAG CTCCCTATCGCTGATAAGATTCGAATAATCGCCCAGAAGATTTACGGGGCGGATGACATTGAGCTTCTCCCCGAGGCTCAACACAAGGTGGAGCTCTACACCAAACAG gGGTTCAGCAAGCTGCCGATCTGCATGGCAAAGACTCACCTGTCGCTCTCCCATGAGGCCGACAAGAAGGGTGTGCCCACGGGGTTCGTCCTGCCCATCAGAGACATCCGTGCCAGTGTGGGCTCCGGGTTTTTGTTCCCACTGGTCGGCACG ATGCCCACGATCCCCGGTCTGCCCACCAGGCCGTGTTTCTACGACATCGACCTGGACCCGGAGACTGAGCAGGTCAACGGTCTCTTCTGA